Proteins from a genomic interval of Acidobacteriota bacterium:
- the msrA gene encoding peptide-methionine (S)-S-oxide reductase MsrA: MRFNKYAIGALFAVTVLVATALLAPLGHANDDGTEFATFAGGCFWCIEADFEKVEGVLSVVSGYTGGSVANPTYAQVSSGKTGHTEAVRVAFDPEIVSYEDLLAIFWRNIDPTVKNRQFCDVGKQYRTAIFYHDESQRQAAEKSRAALEKTKPFAVPIVTEITPAAEFYPAEDYHQDFAKKNPARYQSYRKGCKRDNRLSEIWDEKNEK, translated from the coding sequence ATGCGATTCAACAAATACGCAATCGGCGCGCTGTTCGCCGTTACGGTGCTTGTCGCCACCGCCCTGCTCGCGCCGCTCGGCCACGCGAACGACGACGGCACCGAATTTGCGACCTTTGCCGGCGGTTGTTTCTGGTGCATCGAGGCCGACTTCGAGAAGGTCGAAGGTGTGCTCTCGGTCGTGTCGGGTTACACCGGTGGCTCTGTTGCCAACCCGACCTACGCCCAAGTCTCGTCCGGCAAAACCGGTCACACCGAAGCGGTGCGCGTCGCCTTCGATCCCGAGATCGTGAGCTACGAAGATCTGCTCGCGATTTTCTGGCGCAACATCGACCCGACGGTCAAAAACCGGCAATTCTGCGACGTTGGAAAACAGTATCGGACCGCGATCTTCTATCACGACGAGAGCCAGCGTCAGGCCGCCGAGAAGTCGCGCGCTGCGCTCGAGAAAACCAAGCCCTTCGCCGTACCGATCGTCACCGAGATCACACCAGCCGCCGAGTTCTATCCTGCCGAGGACTATCACCAAGATTTTGCCAAAAAGAATCCGGCCCGATACCAGAGCTACCGCAAAGGCTGCAAACGCGACAACCGGCTATCGGAGATTTGGGATGAGAAGAATGAAAAATAG